The Saprospiraceae bacterium genome includes a window with the following:
- a CDS encoding alpha/beta hydrolase, with amino-acid sequence MTIEKKKKSLFRRILKYTFRTLGLVFLILLIWSIIPLSQNVKPIQPRPDTKYWTMQNGYKIAYTNIKGDTANIKPIIIFLHGGPGGYIHSAIISQMKEVAKNGFDVYLYDQIGSGLSDRLPKPRDYSFERHLKDLNEIINTQIKTEKVILIGHSFGGILATHFVANHPDKVDKLILSSPGDLQPYRTNTDGTMAVMNKLYPTPAQYQFKKPIEVFEQTEKDFLQPRIVMSMLCALAFNFKWASDREFDDYTNTMASKFTKGMVADPKNVKPEEGGAGGYSHGFSNYYGNLADIRTKLKQLNIPTFVLQGQYDQGEYSSVYEYVDLLKGEYKFIENAGHIIWWDKPNEYNETILNFLSADKTTKPQQHYNKLD; translated from the coding sequence ATGACAATAGAAAAGAAGAAAAAATCACTTTTCAGACGAATATTAAAATACACATTTCGAACCCTCGGATTAGTTTTTTTAATTCTACTTATTTGGAGTATAATACCCTTAAGTCAAAATGTAAAACCAATTCAACCAAGACCTGATACAAAGTATTGGACAATGCAAAATGGTTATAAAATAGCATATACAAATATTAAGGGAGACACTGCTAACATTAAACCTATTATAATTTTTTTACATGGCGGACCAGGAGGATATATTCATTCAGCCATTATCTCTCAAATGAAAGAAGTGGCTAAAAACGGTTTTGATGTTTATCTTTATGACCAAATTGGTTCAGGTCTTTCAGACAGATTACCTAAGCCAAGAGATTATTCTTTTGAAAGGCATTTGAAAGACCTAAACGAAATTATTAACACTCAAATAAAGACAGAAAAGGTCATTTTGATAGGGCATTCTTTTGGAGGAATTTTGGCAACTCATTTTGTAGCTAATCATCCAGACAAAGTGGATAAATTAATACTTTCTTCACCGGGTGACTTGCAACCTTATAGAACGAATACTGATGGAACAATGGCTGTCATGAATAAACTATATCCAACACCTGCACAATATCAATTTAAAAAGCCAATAGAAGTATTTGAGCAAACTGAAAAAGATTTTTTACAACCAAGAATTGTAATGTCAATGTTATGTGCCTTGGCTTTTAATTTCAAATGGGCAAGCGATAGGGAGTTTGATGATTATACTAATACAATGGCTTCTAAATTCACCAAAGGAATGGTAGCCGACCCAAAGAATGTAAAACCCGAAGAAGGTGGTGCAGGTGGTTATTCTCACGGATTTAGCAACTATTATGGAAACCTTGCAGATATTAGAACCAAATTAAAACAACTGAATATCCCGACTTTTGTTTTGCAAGGACAGTATGACCAAGGCGAATATTCATCTGTATATGAATATGTGGACTTACTAAAAGGGGAATATAAATTTATTGAGAATGCTGGACACATTATATGGTGGGACAAACCAAACGAATACAATGAGACAATACTAAATTTCCTTAGTGCTGATAAAACAACGAAGCCTCAACAACATTACAACAAACTTGACTAA
- a CDS encoding helix-turn-helix transcriptional regulator: MKSSNLTSFRDHLDEQYGKVGTKSRTEYEEGFEAFKLGVMLQDLRTKEGMTQEELANKCGTTKSYISRIENNASDIRLSTIMRIFREGFGKHIKLSVN; the protein is encoded by the coding sequence ATGAAAAGTAGTAATTTAACATCATTTAGAGATCATCTCGACGAACAATACGGAAAAGTAGGTACTAAATCCAGAACCGAGTATGAAGAAGGATTCGAAGCGTTCAAATTGGGTGTAATGCTTCAGGATTTGCGAACCAAAGAAGGTATGACTCAGGAAGAGTTGGCCAATAAATGCGGTACGACAAAAAGTTATATTTCAAGAATCGAAAACAATGCTTCCGATATAAGATTGTCAACCATCATGAGAATTTTCAGAGAAGGCTTTGGAAAACATATCAAATTATCGGTTAATTAA
- a CDS encoding type II toxin-antitoxin system RelE/ParE family toxin has protein sequence MKSDLVREVAFYGEHFRNFYQGLDKKAKLKVDWTINLLETVEHIPEKYFKHLANTDGLYEIRVEIESNIYRIFSFFDAGKLIVAINGFQKKTNKTPKSEIEKALKIKKQYFNEK, from the coding sequence ATGAAATCTGATTTAGTAAGAGAAGTAGCTTTTTATGGAGAGCATTTTCGAAATTTCTATCAAGGATTAGATAAAAAGGCCAAACTAAAAGTAGATTGGACAATCAACCTTTTGGAAACAGTTGAACATATTCCAGAAAAATATTTCAAACACTTAGCTAACACAGATGGACTTTACGAGATTAGGGTTGAAATTGAATCAAATATTTATAGAATTTTCTCTTTTTTTGACGCTGGAAAATTGATTGTAGCTATCAACGGATTCCAAAAGAAAACAAACAAAACCCCTAAATCTGAAATAGAGAAAGCACTTAAAATTAAAAAACAGTACTTCAATGAAAAGTAG
- a CDS encoding S8 family serine peptidase, whose protein sequence is MMIRIPLILFFLCLGQFSKAQIINQNYLPKQWQFYDLENDNIYGISALKTKQTIIKNKKPKQQIIVAIIDCGTEINHNYLKNYIWTNKKEISNNNIDDDKNGYIDDINGWNFVGNTKSSCTEDIRDYIFLKPKFASLKDSIAIKNHPDFKRWKYVVLQKEYFFSEKTIAEDKIYFQEFINDYNRLLEYYKDKLNIENVDYKTLKENPITKEQDSTLYKNYLKRIKFLETSSDSLNFSINKKINEWNERIEEIDNEILYINTLIENSNPYFYFHKENIYPENKNQKYYGTNNVFPKEEHGTACAGLIADYNYLTESNSILIMPIRIFVNVNQDQNDKDLYNAIKYAVDNGAKVINMSFSNFTCLNRKLIDKAFRYAQKKGVIIVQSAGNLSINIDNPIRFPSAELANGKRVDNVIRVGASSYSSNNLACNFSNYGQQQVNVFAPGEHLYYPTLNNKYLENRSGTSFATPIVAGLVATLWSYYPQLTYKEIMNCILSPIKKNRN, encoded by the coding sequence ATGATGATAAGAATTCCACTAATACTGTTTTTTTTGTGTTTAGGACAATTCTCTAAAGCACAAATCATTAATCAAAACTACTTACCTAAACAATGGCAATTTTACGACCTTGAAAATGATAATATTTATGGAATAAGTGCTTTAAAAACTAAACAAACAATTATAAAAAATAAAAAGCCAAAACAACAAATAATTGTAGCTATTATTGATTGTGGTACAGAAATCAATCACAATTATCTTAAAAATTATATTTGGACAAACAAAAAAGAAATATCAAACAACAATATTGATGATGATAAAAATGGCTATATCGATGATATTAATGGTTGGAATTTTGTTGGTAACACAAAATCTTCTTGCACTGAAGATATTAGAGATTACATTTTTTTAAAACCAAAATTTGCATCCTTAAAGGATAGCATAGCAATCAAAAATCATCCTGACTTTAAACGATGGAAATATGTTGTTCTGCAAAAAGAATATTTTTTTAGTGAAAAAACAATTGCAGAGGATAAAATTTACTTTCAAGAATTTATTAACGATTATAATCGACTTTTAGAATACTATAAAGACAAACTAAATATTGAAAATGTAGATTATAAAACACTAAAAGAAAATCCTATAACAAAGGAACAAGATTCAACTCTTTACAAAAACTACTTGAAAAGGATTAAATTTTTGGAAACAAGTTCAGACTCGTTAAATTTTAGCATAAACAAAAAAATTAACGAGTGGAATGAAAGAATTGAAGAAATTGATAATGAAATACTATATATAAATACACTAATTGAAAATTCAAACCCATATTTTTATTTTCACAAAGAAAATATTTATCCTGAAAACAAAAATCAAAAATATTATGGAACTAATAATGTTTTTCCAAAGGAAGAACATGGCACTGCTTGTGCAGGATTAATTGCAGATTATAATTACTTAACAGAAAGCAATAGTATTTTAATAATGCCCATTAGAATATTTGTAAATGTTAATCAAGACCAAAACGACAAAGATTTATACAATGCAATAAAATATGCTGTTGACAATGGAGCAAAAGTTATAAATATGAGTTTTAGTAATTTTACTTGCCTTAATAGAAAACTTATAGACAAAGCTTTTAGATATGCCCAAAAAAAAGGAGTAATAATAGTTCAATCTGCGGGTAATCTATCGATAAATATTGATAATCCAATAAGATTCCCATCGGCTGAATTAGCTAATGGGAAAAGAGTAGATAATGTTATAAGAGTTGGTGCATCAAGCTATTCATCAAACAATCTTGCTTGTAATTTTTCAAATTATGGTCAACAACAAGTAAATGTATTTGCACCTGGAGAACATTTATATTATCCAACATTAAATAATAAGTATTTAGAAAATCGTTCTGGGACAAGTTTTGCAACACCAATAGTAGCAGGACTTGTGGCAACACTTTGGAGTTATTATCCACAATTGACTTACAAAGAAATTATGAACTGCATTTTGTCACCGATAAAAAAAAATAGAAATTGA
- a CDS encoding transposase — protein MTAVLHTFGSDLKQHIHLHTLVTFGGVSKDGKWVWPKRKNKIAPYRKICSTFKTIFIKELESQLQKIDPSYYQTVKGIINSTKEVRWCVHNTPPTAHTKVIEEYLGRYICRIGVSNKKIQYDEKQQIVKMEYNDYTNQKPNEAAPKAIKQLDPIVAMRQIMIHVLPPNFQKVRTYGIMTKSKSEKIKITIPALIKENGQTIRTLFQIVKALLQITEDEEEEKIKCVSCQSTDSEIEIIKPDAEWYEKHIGRESRNKSPAQTPKIVPIDPNASSRPEVSMETKVKIKVEHAKI, from the coding sequence ATGACAGCCGTACTGCATACATTTGGCTCAGATCTCAAACAACATATACACCTGCATACCCTGGTCACCTTTGGAGGTGTAAGCAAGGATGGCAAATGGGTATGGCCCAAACGAAAAAATAAAATCGCACCGTATCGCAAAATATGTAGCACCTTCAAAACCATCTTTATCAAAGAGCTGGAAAGTCAGCTGCAGAAAATCGATCCATCGTATTATCAAACAGTAAAAGGTATCATCAATAGTACCAAAGAAGTGAGGTGGTGTGTACACAACACGCCACCTACTGCTCATACCAAAGTCATAGAAGAATACCTAGGTCGATACATATGCAGAATAGGAGTAAGTAATAAAAAAATACAGTATGATGAAAAACAACAGATCGTAAAAATGGAATACAATGACTACACAAATCAAAAACCCAATGAAGCAGCGCCTAAAGCGATCAAGCAACTCGACCCCATAGTAGCCATGCGACAAATCATGATACATGTCTTACCTCCCAACTTTCAAAAAGTAAGAACATATGGCATCATGACCAAATCAAAATCCGAAAAAATAAAAATAACAATCCCGGCACTCATCAAAGAAAATGGTCAAACCATAAGAACATTGTTTCAGATAGTGAAAGCCTTACTACAAATAACGGAAGACGAAGAAGAGGAAAAAATAAAATGCGTTTCATGTCAATCCACAGATAGTGAGATAGAAATCATAAAACCTGATGCTGAATGGTACGAAAAGCACATTGGCCGAGAAAGTAGAAACAAATCGCCTGCACAAACACCCAAAATAGTACCAATAGACCCTAATGCTTCATCGAGGCCTGAGGTATCTATGGAGACAAAAGTCAAAATCAAGGTCGAACACGCAAAAATCTAA
- a CDS encoding tyrosine-type recombinase/integrase, translating into MIPVHNHLKAYDERLILLNSPVKTRKSYLTILRKYLQYCNDQSIEDPFTDAAVKQYLLYRYSQKMDWKTINMDYSAIKKYVVEVLQQVWNTPMFPRPKVNKELPNVISKEEVQKLISHVRNLKYKALFIFLYATGMRISEALSVKVKDIDSDRLQIKIDKGKGHKDRYVDVPMELIEILRQYYKIYRPTDRLFYGETTQDALPERNIQHAMMRAKEKAGIIHDVSPHTLRHCYATHHMEHGTNIVYIQKMLGHTNLKTTSIYLHLCVNFQSQSIIHPITTIQISLMGHSQT; encoded by the coding sequence ATGATACCTGTACACAACCACCTGAAGGCTTATGATGAGCGACTGATATTGCTCAATTCACCAGTTAAAACCCGGAAATCTTACCTGACAATATTGAGGAAGTATCTCCAATATTGTAACGATCAGAGCATAGAAGATCCATTTACAGATGCTGCTGTAAAACAATATCTTTTATATAGATACAGTCAAAAAATGGATTGGAAGACCATCAATATGGATTACTCAGCTATTAAAAAATACGTTGTTGAAGTACTTCAACAAGTGTGGAATACCCCGATGTTCCCACGACCCAAAGTAAATAAAGAACTGCCCAATGTCATATCAAAAGAAGAAGTACAAAAGCTCATTTCGCACGTACGCAATCTTAAATACAAAGCCTTATTCATCTTCCTATACGCTACGGGGATGCGCATAAGTGAGGCCTTGTCGGTCAAGGTAAAAGACATTGATTCTGATAGACTACAGATCAAGATAGATAAAGGCAAGGGTCACAAAGACAGATATGTAGATGTACCGATGGAATTGATAGAAATATTAAGACAATATTACAAAATCTACAGACCTACAGACAGACTTTTTTATGGGGAGACAACACAAGATGCACTGCCTGAACGCAACATACAGCATGCCATGATGCGAGCTAAAGAGAAAGCAGGCATCATCCATGATGTGAGCCCACATACATTGCGTCATTGCTACGCTACCCATCACATGGAACATGGAACGAATATTGTATATATACAGAAGATGTTAGGTCACACCAATCTAAAAACGACCTCGATATACCTTCATTTATGTGTAAACTTTCAGAGTCAAAGCATAATCCATCCGATTACAACGATCCAAATCAGTCTGATGGGCCATTCACAGACATAG
- a CDS encoding DUF4263 domain-containing protein, whose product MSVAYHKELFNNGKVRLMVNFTNIKDSVADENITLRLYAINDQAVPIFTEELDVEEIRNLYKHLDSISVIKDGAKKSAKFIETTDEINILLDQLKESDLETILHLLEKFESQEKIKGLLESLSELEIENLHGAYHHKLITEEIAILEELIELELVVNITIDIKAKTHLLKYAAGQPEKIFQNWIESNLWVFGVEYIKQHDVRKIALFSEGDILMESVDGYLDLIELKRPKHSLLKFDSSHKCYFPHPDLSQVIGQSLFYLQKLSEYKLILEREYQVKVIMPRIKVIIGNNTSFGEDEKDCFRMLNSNLNSIQLITYNDLVNFGKLILATYEEKPVDNKGYDVHSS is encoded by the coding sequence ATGAGTGTAGCCTATCATAAAGAATTGTTTAATAACGGGAAAGTTCGTCTTATGGTGAATTTTACTAATATTAAAGATTCTGTTGCAGACGAAAATATAACCCTTAGATTATATGCAATAAACGATCAAGCGGTACCAATTTTTACAGAAGAATTAGATGTCGAAGAAATCAGAAACTTATATAAACATTTAGATTCAATTTCCGTAATAAAAGATGGTGCAAAAAAGTCGGCTAAATTTATTGAGACAACAGATGAAATAAATATATTACTTGATCAACTGAAAGAAAGCGATTTAGAGACTATTCTTCATCTTCTTGAGAAATTTGAATCACAAGAAAAAATTAAAGGGTTATTAGAATCACTTTCAGAATTAGAAATTGAAAATTTACATGGTGCATATCACCACAAGTTAATTACTGAAGAAATCGCAATTCTTGAAGAACTTATTGAATTAGAATTAGTTGTAAACATTACAATCGATATTAAAGCGAAAACTCATTTACTAAAATATGCGGCTGGACAACCAGAGAAAATATTTCAAAATTGGATCGAATCAAATTTATGGGTTTTTGGTGTTGAATATATAAAGCAACATGATGTAAGAAAGATCGCCTTATTTAGTGAAGGTGATATACTTATGGAATCTGTAGATGGTTATCTTGATTTAATAGAACTCAAAAGGCCAAAGCATAGTTTATTGAAATTTGACAGTAGTCATAAATGTTACTTTCCACATCCTGATCTATCCCAAGTTATAGGTCAATCACTTTTCTATCTTCAGAAACTTTCAGAATATAAATTAATCCTTGAAAGAGAATATCAAGTTAAAGTAATAATGCCTCGTATAAAGGTAATTATAGGCAATAATACAAGTTTTGGAGAAGATGAAAAAGATTGCTTTAGAATGTTAAACTCTAACTTAAATTCTATTCAATTAATAACATATAATGATTTAGTAAACTTCGGTAAATTAATACTCGCTACATATGAAGAGAAGCCAGTCGATAACAAAGGCTATGATGTCCATTCCTCCTAA
- a CDS encoding DUF3820 family protein — MPDSTVLRDLTLTEMPYGKYKGRKIAQLPVHYLEWIARNGFPSGRLGMLLSTAHIIKTNGLEHLVR, encoded by the coding sequence ATGCCTGACAGTACAGTATTGCGTGATCTGACATTGACAGAAATGCCTTATGGGAAATATAAAGGCAGGAAAATAGCTCAGTTGCCGGTACACTATCTTGAGTGGATAGCAAGAAATGGATTTCCATCCGGAAGGCTCGGCATGTTGCTCAGTACCGCACATATCATCAAAACCAATGGTCTGGAGCATCTGGTAAGGTAG
- a CDS encoding type IIA DNA topoisomerase subunit B — translation MSEPTSVIYNEDNIKSLDWQEHIRIRPGMYIGKLGDGSSQDDGIYVLLKEVIDNSIDEYVMGNGKSIDIQIEHGKVTIRDFGRGIPLGKVIDCVSKINTGGKYDSKAFKKSVGLNGVGTKAVNALSSYFKVLSFRDGECKMAEFKEGVITKDYKLEKTTEPNGTLIEFIADENIFKHFKYRSEYVENQLWNYAYLNAGLKLNYNGKTLVSKNGLRDLLERKTDVENLLYPIIHLQGEDIEVAISHSMQYGEEYYSFVNGQNTTQGGTHLAAFREAIVKTLRDYYKKDFDSRDVQTSIVGALSLKVEEPVFESQTKTKLGSQNMTPDGITIRSFVVDFLKTNLDNFLHKNKEIADALLRKIQQSERERKEIADIKKIANQRAKKANIHNKKLRDCRIHLTDGRKADDEQKLESTVFITEGDSASGSITKARNVQTQAVFSLRGKPLNCYGMTKKVVYQNEELNLLQHALDIEDGIENLRYNRVVIATDADVDGMHIRLLLLTFFLQFFPDLVKSGHLYILDTPLFRVRDKQKTFYCYSEQEKQEAIKKLRGKAEITRFKGLGEISPKEFEDFIGADIRLEPVILGEKTKIEDLLGYYMGKNTPERQVFIIDNLKVELDEVMQEEEVMDLTEVEETATI, via the coding sequence ATGAGTGAACCTACTTCGGTAATTTATAATGAAGATAATATAAAAAGCCTTGACTGGCAGGAACATATACGCATACGTCCCGGTATGTATATCGGTAAGCTCGGCGATGGATCATCTCAGGATGATGGTATCTATGTCTTACTCAAAGAAGTGATAGACAACTCTATCGACGAGTATGTCATGGGCAATGGCAAGAGTATAGATATTCAGATAGAGCACGGCAAAGTTACGATCCGGGATTTTGGAAGAGGAATTCCCTTGGGTAAGGTGATCGATTGCGTATCAAAAATCAACACAGGTGGTAAGTATGATTCCAAGGCATTTAAAAAATCAGTAGGACTAAATGGAGTAGGTACCAAGGCAGTCAATGCGCTTTCCAGCTACTTTAAGGTACTTTCATTCAGAGATGGTGAATGTAAGATGGCTGAATTTAAAGAAGGGGTCATCACCAAAGACTATAAGCTTGAAAAAACTACTGAACCAAACGGAACGCTAATTGAGTTTATAGCTGATGAAAATATTTTTAAACACTTCAAATACAGGAGTGAATATGTAGAAAATCAGCTTTGGAACTACGCTTATCTCAATGCGGGTCTGAAGCTCAATTACAATGGCAAAACCCTTGTATCAAAAAACGGGCTACGTGACCTGCTGGAGAGGAAAACCGATGTCGAAAATCTACTCTATCCCATCATCCATCTCCAGGGAGAAGATATAGAAGTGGCCATATCACACAGCATGCAATACGGTGAAGAGTACTATTCGTTTGTCAATGGTCAGAATACCACACAAGGAGGAACACACCTGGCAGCTTTCAGAGAAGCCATCGTCAAGACGCTAAGGGACTACTACAAAAAGGACTTTGACTCCAGAGATGTGCAGACATCTATAGTCGGGGCTCTCAGTCTCAAAGTAGAAGAACCCGTATTTGAATCTCAGACAAAAACCAAGCTGGGATCTCAAAACATGACACCGGATGGTATCACTATCAGGTCATTTGTGGTGGACTTTCTCAAGACCAATCTGGACAACTTCCTGCACAAAAACAAAGAAATTGCTGATGCATTGTTGCGCAAAATTCAACAATCAGAGCGCGAACGAAAGGAAATAGCAGATATCAAAAAAATAGCCAATCAAAGAGCAAAAAAAGCCAATATTCATAATAAAAAGCTTCGTGATTGCAGGATACACCTGACTGATGGCAGGAAAGCTGACGATGAGCAAAAGCTTGAGTCCACGGTATTTATCACAGAAGGAGACTCTGCGAGCGGATCGATCACCAAGGCCAGAAATGTACAGACACAAGCAGTATTTTCTCTCAGGGGCAAACCGCTCAACTGTTATGGTATGACCAAAAAAGTAGTATATCAAAACGAGGAGTTAAACTTACTGCAGCATGCGCTGGATATCGAAGATGGCATAGAAAATCTCAGATACAACCGTGTAGTCATAGCCACAGATGCCGACGTGGATGGTATGCATATAAGATTGCTCTTGTTGACATTTTTTCTTCAGTTTTTTCCAGATCTGGTGAAGTCAGGCCATCTATATATCCTGGATACGCCATTATTCAGGGTCAGGGATAAACAAAAGACATTCTATTGTTACAGCGAGCAGGAAAAGCAGGAAGCTATCAAAAAACTGCGTGGTAAGGCAGAAATTACAAGGTTCAAAGGGCTGGGCGAGATATCTCCCAAGGAGTTTGAGGACTTCATTGGTGCCGATATCAGGCTGGAACCTGTCATCCTGGGTGAAAAAACCAAAATAGAAGACCTCCTCGGATATTACATGGGCAAAAATACTCCGGAACGCCAGGTATTTATCATAGACAATCTCAAAGTAGAGCTTGATGAAGTAATGCAGGAAGAAGAAGTCATGGACCTGACAGAGGTAGAAGAAACTGCAACGATATGA